Proteins encoded within one genomic window of Halorussus salilacus:
- a CDS encoding ASCH domain-containing protein, with amino-acid sequence MADAETLLPNGRMREGAVAGDVTQIHRGDQYADEGDRFEVEDETFEVVEVRERTLGDLTDEDAQAEGMADLEQYREVLDRAHENFEWDDDSDVVLHRFEKVA; translated from the coding sequence ATGGCAGACGCAGAAACCCTGCTCCCGAACGGTCGAATGCGAGAGGGCGCGGTCGCGGGCGACGTGACCCAGATACACCGCGGCGACCAGTACGCCGACGAGGGCGACCGCTTCGAGGTCGAGGACGAGACGTTCGAGGTGGTCGAAGTCCGCGAGCGCACACTCGGCGACCTGACCGACGAGGACGCACAGGCCGAGGGGATGGCCGACTTGGAACAGTACCGCGAGGTGTTGGACCGGGCCCACGAGAACTTCGAGTGGGACGACGACAGCGACGTGGTTCTGCACCGGTTCGAGAAGGTGGCGTAG
- a CDS encoding preprotein translocase subunit Sec61beta, which yields MSSGQNSGGLMSSAGLVRYFDAEDRNAITIDPKTVVAFGVLFGVFVKLLNVLAL from the coding sequence ATGAGCAGTGGCCAGAACTCCGGCGGGCTGATGTCCAGCGCCGGACTCGTCCGGTACTTCGACGCCGAGGATCGCAACGCCATCACCATCGACCCCAAGACCGTCGTGGCCTTCGGCGTCCTCTTCGGCGTCTTCGTCAAGCTCCTCAACGTCCTCGCGCTGTAG
- the hisE gene encoding phosphoribosyl-ATP diphosphatase translates to MSEEVESTDAVLDELFAVVEDRKETLPEDSYTASLFDHEKGENAVLEKLGEETTELILAAKDDDPEEMAHESADIVYHLLVLLSMKGMDLGDLRSELRERR, encoded by the coding sequence ATGAGCGAGGAAGTCGAATCCACCGACGCCGTCCTCGACGAACTGTTCGCGGTCGTCGAGGACCGCAAGGAGACCCTGCCTGAGGACTCGTACACCGCGTCGCTGTTCGACCACGAGAAGGGCGAGAACGCGGTCCTCGAAAAGCTGGGCGAGGAGACCACGGAGCTGATTCTGGCGGCGAAAGACGACGACCCCGAGGAGATGGCCCACGAGAGCGCCGACATCGTCTACCACCTGCTGGTCCTGCTGTCGATGAAGGGGATGGACCTCGGAGACCTGCGCTCGGAGCTTCGAGAACGGCGGTAG
- a CDS encoding M48 family metalloprotease, producing MEWETDWELRARMGAVLVLLVGLLGAFALALHWVLTDALSVFLTVLLGEGDRVVVGDRLGGVLLAALFAAAVVSEVVLSEKLTGEDAAIRSADDAPRDLRKRLARLAHTADVPAPKLAVAETDVPKAYTTGVLPGNATVVVSSGLLDALSEEQVDAVLAHELAHVKNRDASVMTAASLVELIGEWLLGWFSPRSIDEVETDRYGNPRDDGGLAHGNPVTFFPWLFFTVAVRPVAWVFWSVGRGLTRLLSQYREHAADRGAVAITGSPAALASALAELDREAHRHPETDLRARDRVQSAFYVVPVPEAEDDEFDPSAYTGFAVNGGEKNAFEKLDEAATDTVADAFEEANAATDFPTHPPTGERIERLREMDAETR from the coding sequence ATGGAGTGGGAGACCGACTGGGAGTTACGCGCTCGGATGGGTGCGGTGCTGGTCCTGCTGGTCGGCCTGCTCGGGGCGTTCGCGCTCGCGCTCCACTGGGTGCTGACCGACGCGCTCTCGGTGTTCCTGACCGTGCTACTCGGGGAGGGCGACCGGGTCGTCGTCGGGGACCGACTCGGCGGCGTCCTGCTCGCGGCGCTGTTCGCGGCCGCGGTCGTCTCCGAGGTCGTCCTCAGCGAGAAGCTCACCGGCGAGGACGCCGCAATTCGGTCGGCCGACGACGCCCCCCGCGACCTCCGCAAGCGCCTCGCTCGCCTCGCCCACACCGCCGACGTTCCCGCGCCGAAGCTCGCGGTCGCCGAGACCGACGTGCCGAAGGCGTACACCACCGGCGTCCTGCCCGGCAACGCGACCGTGGTCGTCTCCTCGGGCCTGCTCGATGCGCTCTCGGAGGAACAGGTCGACGCGGTGCTGGCCCACGAACTCGCCCACGTCAAGAACCGCGACGCGAGCGTGATGACCGCGGCGTCGCTGGTCGAGCTGATCGGCGAGTGGTTGCTCGGGTGGTTCAGCCCGCGTTCAATCGACGAGGTCGAGACCGACCGGTACGGCAACCCCCGGGACGACGGTGGTCTCGCCCACGGCAACCCGGTCACCTTCTTCCCGTGGCTGTTCTTCACGGTCGCCGTCCGGCCGGTCGCGTGGGTCTTCTGGTCGGTCGGCCGGGGACTCACCCGACTGCTCTCGCAGTACCGCGAACACGCGGCCGACCGCGGCGCGGTCGCCATCACCGGCTCGCCCGCCGCGCTCGCGTCGGCGCTCGCCGAACTCGACCGCGAGGCACACCGACACCCCGAGACCGACCTCCGGGCCCGCGACCGGGTCCAGTCGGCGTTCTACGTCGTTCCGGTCCCGGAGGCCGAGGACGACGAGTTCGACCCCTCGGCGTACACCGGCTTCGCGGTCAACGGGGGCGAGAAGAACGCCTTCGAGAAACTCGACGAGGCCGCGACCGACACGGTCGCCGACGCCTTCGAGGAGGCCAACGCCGCGACCGACTTCCCGACCCACCCGCCGACCGGCGAGCGAATCGAGCGTCTGCGGGAGATGGACGCGGAAACGCGATAG
- a CDS encoding DUF5518 domain-containing protein yields MTNWYAVGVGFVVELLVGAIGVVLPGLGQLTAGLLGGFVAGYLAGGGFGRGAWHGLLAGALGGIVLAVVFGLAVGALGTVGLGPLGPLLGGSVFLVGAVLALAMGLESALAGAVGGWIANE; encoded by the coding sequence ATGACCAACTGGTACGCGGTCGGAGTCGGCTTCGTCGTCGAACTGCTCGTGGGCGCTATCGGCGTCGTCCTGCCCGGTCTCGGCCAGCTCACCGCGGGCCTGCTCGGCGGGTTCGTCGCGGGCTACCTCGCTGGCGGCGGGTTCGGCCGGGGCGCGTGGCACGGCTTGCTCGCCGGGGCGCTCGGCGGAATCGTCCTCGCGGTGGTGTTCGGTCTCGCGGTCGGCGCGCTCGGCACGGTCGGCCTCGGGCCGCTCGGTCCCCTGCTCGGCGGGAGCGTCTTCCTCGTCGGCGCGGTGCTCGCGCTCGCGATGGGCCTCGAAAGCGCGCTCGCCGGGGCGGTCGGCGGGTGGATCGCAAACGAGTAG
- the pdxT gene encoding pyridoxal 5'-phosphate synthase glutaminase subunit PdxT produces MTLRAGVVAVQGDVSEHADAVRRAGAAHGREVEVAEIRTAGTVPDCDLLLLPGGESTAISRLLRSEGIDEEIRAHAAAGKPVLATCAGLIVSATDAGDDRVDELGIADVTVERNAFGRQKDSFEAPLDVAGLDDPFPAVFIRAPLIESVGEGVEVLAEWDGRPVAVRDGPVVATSFHPELTDDSRLHGFLFEAVEESGTAGEAGADDSASDQ; encoded by the coding sequence ATGACTCTCAGAGCGGGCGTCGTCGCGGTACAGGGCGACGTGAGCGAGCACGCCGACGCCGTCAGGCGCGCGGGCGCGGCCCACGGCCGGGAGGTCGAGGTCGCGGAAATCCGGACCGCGGGGACCGTGCCCGACTGCGACCTCCTGTTGCTCCCGGGCGGCGAATCGACCGCCATCTCGCGGCTCCTCCGGTCGGAGGGCATCGACGAGGAGATACGCGCCCACGCCGCGGCGGGCAAGCCCGTGCTGGCGACCTGCGCGGGCCTCATCGTCTCTGCGACCGACGCGGGCGACGACCGGGTCGACGAGCTGGGCATCGCCGACGTGACGGTCGAACGTAACGCGTTCGGCCGCCAGAAGGACAGCTTCGAGGCCCCCCTCGACGTGGCCGGGCTCGACGACCCCTTCCCCGCGGTGTTCATCCGCGCGCCCCTCATCGAGTCGGTCGGCGAGGGCGTCGAGGTGCTGGCCGAGTGGGACGGCCGCCCGGTCGCGGTCCGGGACGGGCCAGTCGTCGCCACCTCGTTCCACCCCGAACTCACCGACGACTCGCGGTTGCACGGCTTCCTGTTCGAGGCCGTCGAGGAGTCGGGGACCGCGGGGGAGGCGGGAGCCGACGATTCCGCCTCGGACCAGTAG
- a CDS encoding thioredoxin family protein: MTVTLKDFYADWCGPCKTQDPILEEMEADWDEVEFEKIDVDEHQDVANEYQVRSIPTIVVENDDGIVERFVGVTQREELESALEKAGA, encoded by the coding sequence ATGACTGTCACGCTGAAGGACTTCTACGCCGACTGGTGTGGCCCGTGCAAGACTCAGGACCCCATCCTCGAAGAGATGGAGGCCGACTGGGACGAGGTCGAGTTCGAGAAGATCGACGTCGACGAGCATCAGGACGTGGCCAACGAGTATCAGGTCCGGTCGATTCCGACCATCGTGGTCGAGAACGACGACGGCATCGTCGAGCGGTTCGTCGGCGTCACCCAGCGCGAGGAGCTCGAATCCGCGCTCGAAAAAGCGGGCGCGTGA
- a CDS encoding calcium/sodium antiporter → MLGVLVDLAVIAGSVLALWYGATAFVEAASLVARRVGLSELVVGLTVVAVGTSTPELLVTLDAAVVGRTGVAVGNVVGSNVFNLGLLVGAVAVFAPVPTGRTLVYQDGVAVVAATLLTTALVADGTLSRVEGVGLLVVYATYVLVLIRRGSGSEAALSADGSAESAASGGTTVSTGESADSPVETVAEAVSPRHLLRGVVGFGLLVGGAHLLVESSADLARLVGVSEWAIGATVVAVGTSTPELATSMAASASGRHEVSIGNLVGSNVFNLLGALGATAAIRPVQVTGDAWTGLLWLCAQMAVVVVLFRTGWRLSRAEGALLAAGTLAWWAASVAG, encoded by the coding sequence CTCGGTGTCTTGGTCGATCTGGCGGTGATCGCGGGGAGCGTCCTCGCGCTCTGGTACGGCGCGACGGCGTTCGTGGAGGCGGCCTCGCTGGTCGCGCGCCGGGTCGGACTCTCCGAACTCGTCGTGGGCCTGACCGTGGTGGCGGTCGGCACCTCGACGCCCGAACTCCTCGTGACCCTCGACGCCGCGGTGGTCGGCCGGACCGGCGTGGCGGTCGGCAACGTCGTCGGGTCGAACGTGTTCAACCTCGGTCTGCTGGTGGGTGCGGTCGCGGTGTTCGCGCCCGTGCCGACCGGCCGGACGCTGGTGTATCAGGACGGGGTCGCGGTCGTCGCCGCGACCCTGCTCACGACCGCGCTGGTCGCCGACGGGACCCTCTCGCGGGTCGAAGGCGTCGGCCTGCTCGTCGTCTACGCGACCTACGTCCTCGTGCTGATTCGGCGGGGGAGCGGTTCCGAGGCCGCGCTCTCGGCCGACGGGTCGGCCGAGAGCGCCGCGTCCGGCGGGACGACCGTCTCGACCGGCGAGTCGGCCGACTCGCCGGTCGAGACGGTCGCGGAGGCGGTCTCTCCCCGACACCTCCTCCGGGGCGTCGTCGGGTTCGGCCTGCTGGTTGGCGGGGCCCACCTGCTCGTGGAGTCGTCGGCCGACCTCGCGCGACTCGTGGGCGTCTCCGAGTGGGCCATCGGGGCGACCGTGGTGGCGGTCGGCACCTCGACGCCCGAACTCGCGACATCGATGGCGGCCTCGGCGAGCGGTCGCCACGAGGTCTCGATAGGCAACCTCGTCGGGAGCAACGTCTTCAATCTGCTCGGGGCACTCGGCGCGACCGCCGCGATTCGGCCCGTTCAGGTGACCGGCGACGCGTGGACCGGGCTACTGTGGCTCTGCGCGCAGATGGCGGTCGTCGTTGTGCTGTTCCGGACGGGCTGGCGACTCTCGCGGGCGGAGGGCGCGCTCCTCGCCGCCGGAACGCTGGCGTGGTGGGCCGCGAGCGTCGCCGGGTGA
- the npdG gene encoding NADPH-dependent F420 reductase — translation MRIAILGGTGDIGQALALRWGRDTDHELLVGSRDPEKARGKAEEYETELDSVGVERTVKGFGNEMAADRADVVVLAVPAYHVRDTVEAVADRIEDADVLISPAVGMERDEEGFHYRPPQTGSVTELVADVAPEGVPVVGAFHNLSADRLANLSVDLDLDTLVVGDDGDAVDIAVRLAEGIEGLRALPAGGAANAAEVESLTPLLINIAMENDGMHDVGVKFE, via the coding sequence ATGCGAATCGCGATTCTGGGCGGCACCGGCGACATCGGACAGGCGCTCGCGCTCCGGTGGGGGCGCGACACCGACCACGAGCTCCTCGTCGGCTCGCGCGACCCCGAGAAGGCCCGCGGGAAGGCCGAGGAGTACGAGACCGAACTCGACAGCGTCGGCGTCGAGCGGACGGTCAAGGGGTTCGGAAACGAGATGGCGGCCGACCGCGCCGACGTGGTCGTGCTGGCGGTCCCGGCCTACCACGTCCGGGACACCGTCGAGGCCGTCGCCGACCGCATCGAGGACGCCGACGTGCTGATCTCCCCGGCGGTCGGGATGGAGCGCGACGAGGAGGGGTTCCACTACAGGCCCCCGCAGACCGGGAGCGTCACCGAGCTGGTCGCCGACGTCGCGCCGGAGGGCGTTCCCGTGGTCGGGGCCTTCCACAACCTCTCGGCCGACCGGCTCGCGAACCTCTCGGTCGACCTCGACCTCGACACCCTCGTGGTCGGCGACGACGGGGACGCGGTCGACATCGCGGTCCGGCTCGCCGAGGGAATCGAGGGCCTTCGGGCGCTCCCCGCGGGCGGGGCGGCCAACGCCGCCGAGGTCGAGAGTCTGACGCCCCTGCTCATCAACATCGCGATGGAGAACGACGGGATGCACGACGTAGGCGTGAAGTTCGAGTAG
- a CDS encoding AIR synthase family protein encodes MTDLGKVDGAFFDEYIYPNLGADRADVSLGPRHGVDFGVVDVGGRAVVLASDPLSLTPALGFERAAWFAVHVALADAAVSGIPPTHLAVTFTLPPEMTDDQFRTVWETFDREARELGVSIVTGHTARYGGCSYPWVGGATALAVGDHDDLVRPDGATSGDRLLVTKGPGIEVAGFLVTLFEDAVDLPESTIRDATERFWDMSPVRDALTAAAAGPVTAMHDVTEGGLRGALVEFAAAGGVRLDVDSAEVPLLPGVREACEFFDIDPWDATSEGTLLISVESSGVEAVLSALDAEGIPAAEIGEVREGSGAFVDGERVEPPEADPSWAVFEEYAERVGLE; translated from the coding sequence ATGACCGACCTCGGCAAGGTGGACGGGGCGTTCTTCGACGAGTACATCTACCCGAACCTCGGGGCCGACCGCGCCGACGTGAGCCTCGGCCCGCGACACGGCGTCGACTTCGGCGTCGTGGACGTGGGCGGGCGCGCGGTCGTGCTGGCGAGCGACCCGCTCTCGCTGACGCCCGCGCTCGGGTTCGAGCGGGCGGCGTGGTTCGCGGTCCACGTCGCGCTCGCCGATGCCGCGGTGTCCGGTATCCCGCCGACCCACCTCGCGGTCACCTTCACCCTCCCGCCGGAGATGACCGACGACCAGTTCCGCACCGTCTGGGAGACGTTCGACCGCGAGGCCCGCGAGTTGGGGGTGAGCATCGTGACCGGCCACACCGCCCGCTACGGCGGGTGTTCGTACCCGTGGGTCGGCGGCGCGACCGCGCTGGCGGTGGGCGACCACGACGACCTCGTGCGCCCCGACGGCGCGACCTCGGGCGACCGCCTGCTCGTGACGAAGGGGCCAGGTATCGAGGTCGCTGGCTTCCTCGTGACGCTGTTCGAGGACGCGGTCGACCTCCCCGAATCGACGATTCGGGACGCCACGGAGCGGTTCTGGGACATGAGCCCGGTCCGCGACGCCCTGACCGCCGCGGCGGCCGGACCGGTCACCGCGATGCACGACGTGACCGAGGGCGGTCTGCGGGGCGCGCTGGTCGAGTTCGCCGCAGCCGGTGGGGTGCGCCTCGACGTGGACTCCGCGGAAGTGCCCCTCCTCCCGGGCGTCCGGGAGGCCTGCGAGTTCTTCGATATCGACCCGTGGGACGCCACCAGCGAGGGGACCCTGCTGATTTCGGTCGAGTCGTCGGGCGTCGAGGCGGTGCTGTCGGCGCTGGACGCCGAGGGGATTCCGGCGGCCGAAATCGGCGAGGTCCGGGAGGGGTCGGGCGCGTTCGTGGACGGCGAGCGCGTCGAACCGCCCGAGGCCGACCCCTCGTGGGCGGTCTTCGAGGAGTACGCCGAGCGGGTCGGCTTGGAGTGA
- a CDS encoding bifunctional nuclease family protein yields the protein MNADIDAVRVAMTEEGPVPVVVLAPDDADDVLPIFIGFEEAVSIARGMEAEDIGRPMTHDLLLDVVEELGGRVTSVEVTSLEGGTYIADLHVDTPRGQTVIDARPSDSLALAARTNAPIEVGETVFESGRRDREEFDELQDITEVAELGA from the coding sequence ATGAACGCCGACATCGACGCGGTGCGAGTCGCCATGACCGAGGAGGGCCCGGTCCCGGTGGTCGTGCTCGCGCCCGACGACGCCGACGACGTTCTCCCCATCTTCATCGGCTTCGAGGAGGCGGTCAGCATCGCTCGCGGCATGGAGGCCGAGGACATCGGCAGACCGATGACCCACGACCTCCTGCTCGACGTGGTCGAGGAACTGGGCGGCCGGGTCACCAGCGTGGAGGTCACGTCGCTGGAGGGGGGCACCTACATCGCCGACCTCCACGTCGACACCCCGCGGGGCCAGACGGTGATCGACGCCCGCCCGAGCGACTCGCTGGCGCTCGCGGCCCGGACCAACGCCCCCATCGAGGTCGGCGAGACCGTCTTCGAGTCCGGACGACGCGACCGCGAGGAGTTCGACGAGCTACAGGACATCACCGAGGTCGCGGAGCTGGGAGCATGA